One stretch of Streptomyces sp. NBC_00443 DNA includes these proteins:
- a CDS encoding CoA-transferase subunit beta, which yields MSRRGATSRVVGRATRAEYCVIACAEAWRDAGEILASPMGLIPSVGARLARLTFAPDLLLTDGEAMLVRPDGTTEGWLPYRQHLALVSSGRRHVMMGASQIDRFGNQNISCIGDWEQPKRQLLGVRGAPVNTLNNPTSYWVPRHSRRVFVEKVDMVCGVGYDHAGDARYHRIPRVVSDLGVFDFATPDRSMRPASLHPGVTPAQVREATGFDLAVPDDVPATREPTAEELRLIREVIDPENSRAREVGE from the coding sequence ATGAGTCGACGTGGGGCCACGAGTCGGGTCGTGGGCCGGGCCACTCGCGCCGAGTACTGCGTGATCGCCTGCGCCGAGGCCTGGCGCGACGCCGGTGAGATCCTGGCGAGCCCGATGGGTCTCATCCCGTCCGTGGGGGCCCGGCTGGCCCGGCTGACCTTCGCGCCCGACCTGCTGCTGACCGACGGCGAGGCGATGCTCGTCCGCCCGGACGGCACGACCGAGGGCTGGCTGCCGTACCGGCAGCATCTGGCGCTGGTCAGCAGTGGCAGGCGGCACGTGATGATGGGTGCGAGCCAGATCGACCGCTTCGGCAACCAGAACATCTCGTGCATCGGCGACTGGGAGCAACCGAAGCGGCAGTTGCTGGGGGTGCGCGGCGCGCCGGTCAACACCCTCAACAATCCGACCAGTTACTGGGTCCCCAGGCATTCGCGGCGGGTCTTCGTCGAGAAGGTCGACATGGTCTGCGGAGTCGGCTACGACCACGCGGGCGACGCCCGGTACCACCGCATCCCCCGTGTCGTCTCCGACCTCGGTGTCTTCGACTTCGCCACGCCGGACCGCTCGATGCGGCCGGCCTCGCTGCATCCGGGAGTCACGCCGGCGCAGGTCAGGGAGGCCACCGGTTTCGACCTGGCCGTCCCGGACGACGTACCGGCGACCCGCGAGCCCACCGCCGAGGAGCTGCGGCTCATCCGCGAGGTGATCGACCCGGAGAACAGCCGCGCCAGGGAGGTCGGTGAGTGA
- a CDS encoding CoA transferase subunit A — protein MSDKTMTADEVASRLRSGMTLGIGGWGSRRKPMALVRALLRSDITDLTVVSYGGPDVGMLAAAGRVRKLVAAFVTLDSIPLEPHYRAAREGGAFELTEIDEAMFMWGLHAAANRLPFLPVRAGIGSDVMRVNPGLRTVTSPYDDGETFVAMPALRLDAALVHVNRADRQGNGQYLGPDPYFDDLFCAAADTAYVSCERVVDTAELTKEAAPQSLLVKRHTVTGVVEAPNGAHFTSCAPDYGRDEAFQKTYASTPWPEFAARFLGGDEQGYQAAVKEAT, from the coding sequence GTGAGCGACAAGACGATGACGGCCGACGAGGTCGCCTCCAGGCTGCGGAGCGGCATGACCCTCGGCATCGGCGGCTGGGGCTCGCGCCGCAAACCGATGGCCCTGGTCAGGGCCCTGCTCCGGTCCGACATCACCGACCTCACCGTCGTCTCGTACGGCGGCCCGGACGTGGGCATGCTGGCCGCGGCCGGGCGGGTGCGGAAGCTGGTCGCGGCGTTCGTCACCCTCGACTCGATCCCCCTCGAACCGCACTACCGGGCAGCACGCGAGGGCGGCGCCTTCGAGCTGACGGAGATCGACGAGGCCATGTTCATGTGGGGGCTGCACGCGGCGGCGAACCGGCTGCCGTTCCTGCCGGTGCGGGCCGGGATCGGTTCGGACGTGATGCGGGTCAACCCCGGCCTGCGGACGGTGACCTCGCCGTACGACGACGGGGAGACGTTCGTCGCCATGCCCGCCCTGCGGCTGGACGCGGCCCTGGTCCATGTGAACCGCGCCGACCGGCAGGGCAACGGTCAGTATCTGGGCCCCGACCCGTACTTCGACGACCTGTTCTGCGCGGCAGCGGACACGGCGTACGTCTCCTGCGAACGGGTCGTCGACACGGCCGAGTTGACGAAGGAGGCGGCACCGCAGTCGCTGCTGGTCAAGCGGCACACGGTGACGGGCGTGGTCGAGGCCCCGAACGGCGCGCACTTCACGTCCTGCGCCCCCGACTACGGCCGGGACGAGGCCTTCCAGAAGACGTACGCGAGCACCCCCTGGCCGGAGTTCGCGGCACGCTTCCTGGGCGGGGACGAGCAGGGGTACCAGGCGGCGGTCAAGGAGGCGACATGA
- a CDS encoding enoyl-CoA hydratase family protein: MSVSTSSPEKGAEQNGIAVVTVDFPPVNALPVDGWFALADAVRAAGRDPEIRCVVLTAEGRGFNAGVDIKEIQQDGHRALIGANHACAQAFGAVYDCEVPVVAAVHGFCLGGGIGLVGNADAIVASEDATFGLPELDRGALGAATHLARLVPQHLMRALYYTSRTATAAELHAHGSVWRVVPRAELHAAALELAGEIAAKDGQLLRLAKAAINGIDPVDVHRSYRFEQGFTFEANLSGVADRVRDTFGEKGA; encoded by the coding sequence ATGAGTGTCTCCACCTCGTCTCCGGAAAAGGGGGCGGAGCAGAATGGAATCGCCGTCGTCACGGTCGACTTCCCACCGGTGAACGCCCTGCCGGTGGACGGCTGGTTCGCCCTGGCCGACGCCGTGCGGGCGGCCGGCCGTGATCCGGAGATCCGATGTGTCGTCCTCACGGCCGAGGGGCGCGGGTTCAACGCGGGCGTGGACATCAAGGAGATACAGCAGGACGGGCACCGTGCGCTGATCGGCGCCAACCACGCCTGCGCGCAGGCCTTCGGCGCCGTGTACGACTGCGAGGTGCCCGTCGTGGCGGCGGTGCACGGGTTCTGCCTGGGCGGCGGCATCGGCCTGGTGGGCAACGCGGACGCGATCGTGGCGAGCGAGGACGCCACCTTCGGGCTGCCCGAACTGGACCGGGGAGCACTGGGCGCGGCCACACATCTGGCCCGGCTGGTCCCCCAGCACCTCATGCGCGCGCTGTACTACACCTCGCGCACGGCGACCGCGGCCGAGCTGCACGCGCACGGCTCGGTGTGGCGGGTCGTACCGCGCGCGGAACTGCACGCCGCCGCCCTGGAGCTGGCCGGCGAGATCGCCGCGAAGGACGGACAGCTGCTGCGCCTGGCCAAGGCCGCCATCAACGGCATCGACCCCGTCGACGTGCACCGCAGCTACCGCTTCGAGCAGGGATTCACCTTCGAGGCCAACCTCAGCGGGGTGGCCGACCGGGTCCGTGACACCTTCGGAGAGAAGGGTGCGTAG
- a CDS encoding SDR family oxidoreductase produces the protein MGLNGKVVVVTGGTRGVGAGIAKTFVEAGADVVVCARRPPEVPLPGTEFRPLDLRDPEAVRAFFAALPRLDVLVNNAGGTPYRRLTDADAVRHARVIELNLVAPLTASLAAYEHLKRVRGSVVMIGSVSGGRPSPGSAAYGAAKAGLESLARSMAVEWAPEVRVNTLVVGMVRTELSHLHYGGEDGLAGVSRTVPLGRLADPSDVGAAAAFLASDAAAYISGASLLVHGGGERPVFLDAATVNKEA, from the coding sequence ATGGGGCTGAACGGGAAGGTCGTGGTCGTCACCGGCGGTACGCGCGGGGTCGGCGCCGGGATCGCGAAGACGTTCGTGGAGGCCGGTGCTGACGTCGTGGTCTGCGCGCGCCGACCACCCGAAGTCCCGCTCCCAGGAACCGAGTTCAGGCCGCTCGACCTCCGTGACCCGGAGGCCGTCCGGGCCTTCTTCGCGGCGCTGCCCCGCCTCGACGTCCTGGTCAACAACGCGGGTGGCACGCCGTACCGCCGGTTGACGGACGCGGACGCCGTCCGGCACGCGCGTGTGATCGAACTGAACCTCGTCGCGCCGCTCACGGCGTCCCTGGCGGCGTACGAGCACCTGAAGCGGGTGCGCGGCTCGGTGGTGATGATCGGCAGCGTCAGCGGCGGCCGTCCGTCGCCCGGGTCGGCCGCATACGGGGCGGCCAAGGCCGGACTGGAGAGCCTGGCCCGCTCGATGGCGGTGGAGTGGGCGCCGGAGGTGCGGGTCAACACGCTGGTCGTCGGCATGGTCCGCACGGAGCTGTCCCACCTCCACTACGGCGGCGAGGACGGCCTCGCCGGCGTCTCCCGCACGGTCCCGCTCGGCCGCCTCGCCGACCCGTCCGACGTCGGCGCGGCCGCCGCCTTCCTCGCCTCCGACGCCGCCGCCTACATCAGCGGCGCGAGCCTGCTCGTGCACGGCGGGGGTGAGCGGCCCGTGTTCCTGGATGCCGCGACGGTCAACAAGGAGGCATGA
- a CDS encoding SDR family oxidoreductase: MSRMCEGRVVVVTGGGRGLGRAHALAFAAEGARVVVNDLGVGLNGTPAADSPARHVVDEIRAAGGEAVAHGGDVATSAGAASMVAAALETYGRLDTLVNNAGFLRDRMLVNLDEDDWDAVVRVHLKGHFLPLKHAAAHWRAEAKAGRAPVARVVNTSSGAGLSGSLGQGNYSAAKAGIVGLTLVAAAEFARYGVQVNAIAPAARTRMTERAFAETMTAPEAGFDAMAPENVSPLVVWLGSAASDGVTGRVFEVEGGRITVMEGWRAGPTTDKGARWTPEEAGEAAVKLLGEAGAPGAVYGA, encoded by the coding sequence ATGAGCCGGATGTGTGAAGGGCGGGTCGTCGTCGTGACGGGTGGGGGGCGCGGGCTCGGGCGCGCGCATGCGCTCGCGTTCGCGGCCGAGGGGGCGAGGGTCGTCGTCAACGACCTCGGTGTCGGCCTCAACGGCACCCCGGCCGCCGACAGCCCCGCCCGGCATGTGGTCGACGAGATCCGCGCGGCGGGCGGCGAGGCCGTTGCGCACGGGGGTGACGTGGCGACCAGTGCCGGGGCGGCATCGATGGTGGCGGCCGCGCTGGAGACGTACGGGCGGCTCGACACGCTCGTGAACAACGCCGGGTTCCTGCGTGACCGGATGCTGGTCAACCTCGACGAGGACGACTGGGACGCCGTCGTACGGGTCCACCTCAAGGGCCACTTCCTGCCCCTGAAGCACGCGGCCGCGCACTGGCGGGCGGAGGCGAAGGCGGGCCGTGCCCCTGTCGCGCGGGTCGTCAACACCAGCAGTGGGGCGGGGTTGTCGGGCTCGCTCGGGCAGGGCAACTACAGCGCCGCGAAGGCCGGAATCGTCGGGCTGACCCTGGTCGCGGCGGCCGAGTTCGCTCGCTACGGCGTCCAGGTCAACGCGATCGCCCCGGCGGCGCGCACGCGGATGACGGAGCGTGCCTTCGCCGAGACGATGACGGCTCCCGAGGCCGGCTTCGACGCCATGGCCCCGGAGAACGTCTCCCCGCTGGTCGTCTGGCTGGGTTCGGCCGCGAGTGACGGCGTGACGGGACGGGTCTTCGAGGTGGAGGGCGGGCGGATCACGGTGATGGAGGGATGGCGGGCGGGGCCGACGACGGACAAGGGGGCGCGGTGGACTCCGGAGGAGGCGGGGGAGGCGGCGGTGAAGCTGTTGGGGGAGGCGGGGGCGCCGGGGGCGGTGTACGGGGCGTGA
- a CDS encoding S1 family peptidase yields the protein MLTHSSPKRSGITLAKRAAAVAAVALAVASLQPLSAQAASTRIVGGTPAAQNEFPFMVHLSMGCGGALYKKDVVLTAAHCVPGSGNNTRITVTAGVNDINSASAIKVKSTKVKVAPGYDGTGKDWALIKLARPIDKPTLKIATTDRYNRGMFTIAGWGDTKEGANTGTTKLRKASVPFVADRVCKRHYGNRLVSKEELCAGYQRGAVDTCQGDSGGPMFRKDDAGKWLQVGIVSWGDGCARPGVPGIYTEVSHFAKDIARAADAL from the coding sequence ATGTTGACCCACAGCTCGCCGAAGAGAAGCGGCATAACCCTGGCGAAGAGGGCCGCGGCGGTGGCTGCCGTCGCGCTCGCGGTCGCCTCCCTCCAGCCCCTCAGCGCGCAGGCCGCGTCCACCCGCATTGTCGGTGGAACGCCCGCCGCGCAGAATGAGTTCCCGTTCATGGTCCATCTCTCGATGGGCTGCGGCGGGGCGCTCTACAAGAAGGACGTCGTCCTGACCGCGGCCCACTGCGTGCCCGGGTCCGGCAACAACACCCGCATCACCGTCACCGCGGGTGTCAACGACATCAACTCCGCCTCCGCGATCAAGGTCAAGTCGACCAAGGTCAAGGTGGCCCCGGGCTACGACGGCACCGGCAAGGACTGGGCGCTGATCAAGCTCGCCCGGCCCATCGACAAGCCGACGCTGAAGATCGCCACCACGGACCGCTACAACCGCGGCATGTTCACGATCGCCGGGTGGGGCGACACCAAGGAGGGAGCCAACACGGGCACGACCAAGCTCCGTAAGGCGAGCGTCCCCTTCGTCGCCGACCGCGTGTGCAAGCGCCACTACGGAAACCGGCTGGTGTCGAAGGAGGAACTGTGCGCCGGCTATCAGCGCGGCGCCGTCGACACCTGCCAGGGCGACTCCGGCGGCCCCATGTTCCGCAAGGACGACGCGGGCAAGTGGCTCCAGGTCGGCATCGTCAGCTGGGGCGACGGCTGCGCCCGCCCCGGTGTGCCCGGCATCTACACCGAGGTCAGCCACTTCGCGAAGGACATCGCCCGCGCGGCGGACGCGCTGTAG